From one Rhizobium sp. CIAT894 genomic stretch:
- a CDS encoding aldo/keto reductase: protein MEYAKFGKTGLEVSKICLGCMTFGDPGRGNHAWSLREEESRAMIRQAIDLGINFLDTANTYSNGSSEEIVGRAIKDFAKREDIVLATKVFNRMRPGPNGAGLSRMAIFDEIDNSLRRLGTDYVDLYQIHRFDYTTPIEETLEALHDVVKSGKARYIGASSMYAWQFAKALYVSRLNGWTEFVSMQDHLNLLYREEEREMLPLCEDQKIAVIPWSPLARGRLTRDWDEATARSETDEFGKTLYTQSVDADRRIVEAVAAIAEARGISRAQVATAWILQKSAVTAPIIGASKPNHLTDAVAALSVKLSAEEIAALEAPYIPHAVAGFK, encoded by the coding sequence ATGGAATATGCGAAATTCGGAAAGACCGGTCTGGAAGTCTCGAAGATCTGCCTGGGCTGCATGACCTTCGGCGATCCCGGCCGCGGCAATCATGCCTGGAGCCTGCGGGAGGAGGAAAGCCGGGCGATGATCCGGCAGGCGATCGATCTCGGCATCAATTTCCTCGACACCGCCAACACCTATTCCAACGGCTCCTCGGAAGAGATCGTCGGCCGCGCCATCAAGGACTTCGCCAAGCGCGAGGACATCGTGCTGGCGACGAAAGTGTTCAACCGCATGCGGCCGGGCCCGAATGGCGCCGGCCTGTCGCGCATGGCGATCTTCGACGAAATCGACAACAGCCTGCGCCGCCTCGGCACCGACTATGTCGACCTCTACCAGATCCACCGCTTCGACTACACGACGCCGATCGAGGAAACGCTGGAAGCGCTGCACGATGTCGTCAAATCGGGCAAGGCGCGTTATATCGGCGCTTCCTCCATGTATGCTTGGCAGTTCGCCAAGGCGCTCTACGTCTCCAGGCTGAACGGCTGGACCGAATTCGTCAGCATGCAGGACCACCTGAACCTGCTTTACCGCGAGGAAGAGCGCGAAATGCTGCCGCTCTGCGAGGACCAGAAGATCGCCGTCATCCCCTGGAGCCCGCTTGCCCGCGGCCGCCTGACCCGCGACTGGGACGAGGCGACGGCACGCAGCGAGACCGACGAATTCGGCAAGACGCTTTACACCCAGTCCGTCGACGCCGACCGCAGGATCGTCGAGGCCGTGGCCGCGATCGCCGAAGCCCGCGGCATCTCCCGCGCCCAGGTCGCCACCGCCTGGATCCTGCAGAAGAGCGCGGTGACCGCCCCGATCATCGGCGCTTCCAAACCGAACCACCTGACCGACGCGGTTGCCGCGCTCTCGGTCAAGCTCAGCGCCGAGGAAATCGCCGCGCTGGAAGCGCCCTACATCCCGCACGCCGTTGCCGGCTTCAAGTAG
- a CDS encoding TetR/AcrR family transcriptional regulator, with the protein MRVSREKFAENREKILSVAGVLFRENGFDGVGVADIMKAAGLTHGGFYGHFGSKDDLALEVSRKLIDKVETRWKEHIANSPDRPLESLLDHYIHWRTVDDPGGSCVFATLIQEVSRSRGAVRAVFSDGLSVLVDTLADIVPGESEEERRANAATTLSSMMGAVILARAVEDRALAEQFLVTMRRQLDPGSRR; encoded by the coding sequence ATGCGGGTCAGCCGCGAGAAATTTGCCGAAAACCGAGAGAAAATCCTGAGCGTTGCCGGCGTGCTCTTTCGCGAGAACGGTTTCGACGGGGTGGGCGTCGCCGACATCATGAAGGCGGCGGGGCTGACGCATGGCGGCTTCTACGGTCATTTCGGCTCGAAGGACGACCTGGCGCTGGAGGTCAGCCGCAAGCTGATCGACAAGGTCGAAACGCGCTGGAAGGAGCATATCGCCAATTCTCCCGACCGGCCGCTGGAATCGCTTCTCGACCATTATATCCACTGGCGCACGGTCGACGATCCGGGCGGCAGCTGCGTCTTTGCGACGCTGATCCAGGAGGTGAGCCGCAGCCGCGGCGCCGTTCGGGCAGTGTTCAGCGATGGGCTGTCGGTGCTGGTCGACACACTCGCCGATATCGTTCCCGGCGAGAGCGAAGAGGAGCGCCGCGCCAATGCCGCCACCACGCTGTCATCGATGATGGGCGCCGTCATTCTCGCCCGCGCGGTCGAGGACAGGGCGCTTGCCGAGCAGTTTCTGGTGACGATGCGCCGGCAGCTCGATCCCGGAAGCCGGAGATAA
- a CDS encoding MFS transporter, with amino-acid sequence MVSTALASTLARRNIHYGWVVVAATFLTMLVTAGAMGAPGVLIKPLQDEFGWETSQISSALAIRLILFGFMGPFAAAFMNYFGVRKVIVFALALIGAGFVGSLFMTRLWHLLALWGIVVGFGTGLTAMVLAATVSTRWFTKHRGLVVGMLSASSATGQLVFLPLMAELTERYGWRSTVFFVCAMIMVAAFAVLAFMRDRPADLNLPSLGETDVTPPPASTSLGTALMTPITVLREISKTSTFWILFATFFICGLSTNGLIQTHFVTLCGDFGIVPVAAASVLAVMGIFDFFGTIGSGWLSDRFDNRWLLFFYYGFRGLSLLYLPFSDFSFYGLSIFAIFYGLDWIATVPPTVKIAADRFGREKAGLVFGWVFAGHQLGAATAAYGAGLSRTELSSYLPAFFVAGAFCLLASILAITLKKSGLSAPAPAGAH; translated from the coding sequence ATGGTCTCCACAGCCCTTGCCTCTACCCTTGCCCGGCGCAACATCCACTACGGCTGGGTCGTTGTTGCCGCGACCTTCCTCACCATGCTGGTGACAGCCGGCGCCATGGGCGCACCCGGTGTCCTCATCAAGCCGCTGCAGGACGAGTTCGGCTGGGAGACCTCGCAGATCTCCTCGGCGCTGGCGATCCGCCTGATCCTGTTCGGCTTCATGGGCCCCTTCGCAGCCGCCTTCATGAATTATTTCGGCGTGCGCAAGGTCATCGTCTTCGCGCTCGCCCTGATCGGTGCCGGCTTCGTCGGTTCGCTCTTCATGACCAGGCTTTGGCATCTGCTGGCGCTCTGGGGCATCGTCGTCGGCTTCGGCACCGGCCTGACGGCCATGGTGCTGGCGGCGACGGTCTCCACCCGCTGGTTCACCAAGCATCGCGGCCTCGTCGTCGGCATGCTTTCGGCGAGCTCGGCCACCGGCCAGCTGGTCTTTCTGCCGCTGATGGCCGAACTGACGGAGCGCTACGGCTGGCGATCGACGGTATTTTTCGTCTGCGCCATGATCATGGTCGCAGCTTTTGCCGTCCTTGCCTTCATGCGGGATCGCCCGGCCGACCTCAACCTGCCCTCGCTCGGCGAAACCGATGTAACGCCGCCGCCGGCAAGCACCTCCCTCGGCACCGCGCTGATGACGCCGATCACCGTGCTCAGGGAAATCTCGAAAACCTCGACCTTCTGGATCCTGTTTGCCACTTTCTTCATCTGCGGCCTCAGCACCAACGGCCTGATCCAGACCCATTTCGTCACCCTCTGCGGCGATTTCGGCATCGTGCCGGTGGCCGCCGCCAGCGTGCTGGCCGTCATGGGCATCTTCGATTTCTTCGGCACCATCGGCTCCGGCTGGCTGTCCGACCGCTTCGACAACCGCTGGCTGCTGTTCTTCTATTACGGCTTTCGCGGCCTCTCGCTGCTCTACCTGCCCTTCAGCGATTTCAGCTTTTACGGCCTCTCCATCTTCGCCATCTTCTACGGCCTCGACTGGATCGCCACCGTGCCGCCGACCGTCAAGATCGCCGCCGACCGCTTCGGCCGTGAAAAGGCCGGCCTCGTCTTCGGTTGGGTCTTTGCCGGCCATCAGCTGGGCGCCGCCACCGCCGCCTATGGCGCCGGCCTCTCGCGCACCGAGCTTTCGAGCTACCTGCCCGCCTTCTTCGTCGCCGGCGCCTTCTGCCTGCTGGCCTCGATCCTGGCGATCACACTGAAGAAATCCGGCCTGAGCGCCCCGGCGCCTGCTGGCGCCCATTGA
- a CDS encoding cation:proton antiporter, whose amino-acid sequence MHQEVGLIATVAVSFVFAAILGYGADRLRLPPLVGYLLAGILMGPFTPGFVADTALAGQLAEMGVILLMFGVGLHFSASDLLAVRGIAVPGAIGRIILATLLGIGLCKLWGWSLGAGIVLGLSLSVASTVVLLKALEERNLVNAPSGRVAVGWLIVEDLVMVLALVLLPALAELLGGNAAATTNHGLGELPLVLTIGLTLLKVAAFAAMAIFLGPRIVPWLLTMIARTGSRELFTLTVLAIALGIAFGSAAIFGVSFALGAFFAGVVMSESQLSHRAAADSLPLQNAFSVLFFVSVGMLFDPSILVRQPLAVIGALALVILGKGIITFALVILLRYPIGLGLTLAGGLAQIGEFSFILAGLGVSLKLLPHEGQDLILAAAILSITLNPIVILTTDGLKKYAHSTWPSLFENYGRKRQKTLGKELEKIRALGEERERQHQLKMQQLIETFPLFSQVSEDAQEELLLLFKAKSAPPGERVIRRGDRGDSMYFISSGAVEVRLASGAIRLEPGAFFGEMALLTGGRRTADVIAVDFCQFEVLERRDFNMFMSHHPNLRAAVSEMAQKRTEMNVLRQQWEKSMDLS is encoded by the coding sequence GTGCATCAGGAAGTAGGACTCATCGCGACGGTTGCCGTCAGTTTCGTTTTCGCGGCGATTCTCGGCTATGGTGCCGATCGGCTCCGGCTGCCGCCGCTCGTCGGCTACCTCTTGGCCGGCATCCTGATGGGGCCGTTCACGCCGGGCTTCGTCGCCGATACCGCTCTTGCCGGCCAGCTCGCCGAAATGGGCGTCATCCTTCTGATGTTCGGCGTCGGCCTACATTTTTCCGCCTCCGACCTGCTTGCCGTGCGCGGCATCGCCGTGCCGGGCGCGATCGGACGCATCATTCTCGCCACGCTGCTGGGCATCGGCCTTTGCAAACTCTGGGGCTGGAGCCTCGGCGCCGGCATCGTCCTGGGCCTCAGCCTGTCGGTCGCCAGCACCGTCGTTCTGCTGAAGGCGCTGGAGGAGCGCAATCTCGTCAACGCCCCCAGCGGACGCGTTGCCGTCGGCTGGCTGATCGTCGAGGATCTGGTGATGGTGCTGGCGCTGGTGCTGCTGCCGGCGCTCGCCGAGCTTCTGGGCGGCAACGCCGCCGCGACCACAAACCACGGCCTCGGCGAGCTGCCGCTGGTGCTGACGATTGGCCTCACGCTGTTGAAGGTGGCGGCTTTCGCCGCCATGGCGATCTTCCTCGGTCCCCGCATCGTGCCCTGGCTGCTGACGATGATCGCCCGCACCGGCTCGCGTGAGCTGTTCACGCTGACGGTGCTCGCGATCGCGCTCGGCATCGCCTTCGGCTCGGCGGCGATCTTCGGCGTTTCCTTTGCGCTCGGCGCTTTTTTTGCCGGCGTCGTCATGAGCGAATCCCAGCTCAGCCACCGGGCGGCGGCCGATTCGCTGCCGCTGCAGAACGCCTTCTCCGTGCTGTTCTTCGTCTCCGTCGGCATGCTCTTCGACCCGTCGATCCTGGTGCGCCAGCCGCTGGCGGTGATCGGCGCGCTGGCGCTCGTCATCCTCGGCAAGGGCATCATCACCTTCGCGCTCGTCATATTGCTGCGATATCCGATCGGCCTGGGGCTGACATTGGCCGGCGGCCTTGCCCAGATCGGCGAATTTTCCTTCATCCTCGCCGGCCTCGGCGTGTCGCTTAAGCTTCTGCCGCATGAGGGCCAGGATCTGATCCTGGCCGCCGCCATCCTGTCGATCACGCTCAACCCGATCGTCATTCTCACGACCGACGGATTGAAGAAATACGCCCATTCGACATGGCCCTCGCTCTTCGAAAACTACGGCAGAAAGAGGCAGAAGACACTCGGCAAGGAACTGGAAAAGATCAGGGCGCTCGGCGAGGAACGCGAGCGCCAGCATCAGTTGAAGATGCAGCAGCTGATCGAAACCTTCCCGCTGTTCTCTCAGGTCAGCGAGGACGCGCAGGAGGAGCTGCTGTTGCTCTTCAAGGCGAAGTCCGCCCCTCCAGGCGAACGCGTCATTCGCCGCGGCGACCGCGGCGACAGTATGTACTTCATCTCGTCGGGAGCGGTGGAGGTGCGGCTTGCCAGCGGCGCGATCCGGCTGGAACCAGGCGCGTTCTTCGGCGAAATGGCGCTTCTCACCGGCGGACGGCGCACCGCCGACGTCATCGCCGTCGATTTCTGCCAGTTCGAGGTGCTCGAGCGGCGCGACTTCAACATGTTCATGTCACACCATCCCAATCTGCGCGCCGCCGTCAGCGAGATGGCCCAGAAGCGTACGGAGATGAACGTCCTGCGTCAGCAGTGGGAAAAGTCGATGGATCTGTCCTGA
- a CDS encoding YqaA family protein has protein sequence MLRRLYDWTMSLAARKSAEVWLAVIAFVESSVFLVPADVLFLPMALAKPERSYRYALIATVASVLGGIAGWALGFYAYETVARPILEFYGKVDAFEQMKAGVTYEWILLLLVTSGIAHLPPIKVVTILSGVIHVNLALFVVSAIIARGARFLFLAWLLRRYGEPIRDFVEKRLGQLVGIGAGAAILLYVGYRSFAH, from the coding sequence ATGCTCCGCAGACTTTACGACTGGACCATGTCTCTGGCCGCGCGCAAATCGGCCGAAGTCTGGCTCGCCGTCATCGCCTTCGTCGAAAGCTCCGTCTTTCTCGTCCCCGCCGATGTGCTGTTCCTGCCGATGGCGCTTGCCAAGCCGGAGCGCTCCTATCGCTACGCCCTGATCGCGACCGTCGCCTCCGTGCTCGGCGGCATCGCCGGCTGGGCGCTCGGCTTTTACGCCTATGAGACGGTGGCGCGACCAATTCTCGAATTCTACGGCAAGGTCGACGCCTTCGAGCAGATGAAGGCCGGCGTCACCTACGAATGGATCCTGCTGCTGCTCGTCACCTCGGGTATCGCGCATCTGCCGCCGATCAAGGTCGTGACCATTCTGTCCGGCGTCATCCACGTCAATCTGGCGCTTTTCGTTGTCTCGGCGATTATCGCGCGCGGCGCGCGCTTCCTGTTTCTCGCCTGGCTGCTGCGCCGCTACGGCGAGCCGATCCGGGATTTCGTCGAGAAGCGCCTCGGCCAGCTCGTCGGCATCGGTGCCGGCGCCGCGATCCTGCTATACGTCGGCTACCGCTCTTTCGCTCACTAA
- a CDS encoding disulfide bond formation protein B, which translates to MTVTSSPLARPGFIYSILLAIGMAAAVGTALGFQYIGGYIPCALCLLQRQPYYYAIPIAILAAISELVGLPNWITRALILAAGILMLVTAGMGVYHAGVEWHFWPGPATCSTTANSMTSNAGDLLTELNTIKGPSCTDAALRVLGLSFAGWNVIAGILLAAFAFAGVRKSA; encoded by the coding sequence ATGACTGTCACTTCTTCGCCGCTTGCCCGCCCCGGCTTTATCTATTCCATATTGCTCGCCATCGGCATGGCGGCGGCGGTCGGCACGGCGCTCGGTTTCCAATATATCGGCGGCTATATTCCCTGCGCGCTCTGCCTGCTGCAGCGCCAGCCTTATTATTACGCCATCCCGATCGCCATCCTCGCCGCCATCTCCGAACTCGTCGGCCTGCCGAACTGGATCACCCGCGCGCTCATTCTCGCCGCCGGCATCCTGATGCTGGTCACGGCGGGCATGGGCGTCTACCACGCCGGCGTCGAATGGCATTTCTGGCCGGGCCCCGCCACCTGCTCGACGACCGCAAACAGCATGACCAGCAATGCCGGCGATCTGCTCACCGAACTCAATACGATCAAGGGCCCGTCCTGCACCGATGCGGCGCTGAGGGTGCTCGGCCTGTCTTTTGCGGGCTGGAACGTGATCGCGGGAATTCTGCTCGCAGCCTTCGCCTTCGCAGGCGTCCGCAAATCGGCGTGA
- a CDS encoding DNA-3-methyladenine glycosylase, producing the protein MLSFATDLSFEPLGGYVQIIRNDDDVSRGLEALLGLDPRLAPIARDIGPLPLRLREPGFAGLAHIIVSQMVSRASAEAIWRRMLPADGLLTAEGYVLLHAEAWREFGLSRAKAETLSRIADAVASGRLDLSGLCLKPPDEALGELTALKGVGPWTAEVYLMFCGGHADVFPAGDVALQNAVGAAFGLAARPQAKALAAQALAWSPWRSVAARLFWAYYAAKTRRDMVPTA; encoded by the coding sequence ATGCTTTCTTTTGCCACGGATTTGAGTTTCGAACCACTGGGAGGCTATGTGCAGATCATCCGCAACGACGACGACGTCAGTCGGGGGCTGGAGGCGCTGCTTGGCCTCGATCCGCGCCTTGCGCCGATCGCCAGGGATATCGGACCGCTTCCGTTGCGGCTGCGTGAACCCGGTTTTGCCGGCCTTGCCCATATCATCGTCTCGCAGATGGTATCGCGCGCCAGCGCCGAGGCGATCTGGCGGCGGATGCTGCCGGCAGACGGCCTGCTGACCGCCGAAGGCTACGTGCTGCTTCACGCCGAGGCTTGGCGGGAATTCGGGCTGTCGCGCGCCAAGGCCGAAACCCTGTCGCGGATCGCCGACGCCGTCGCCTCCGGCCGGCTCGATCTTTCCGGGCTCTGCCTGAAGCCGCCTGACGAAGCGCTTGGCGAACTGACGGCGCTCAAGGGCGTCGGTCCGTGGACGGCGGAGGTCTATCTGATGTTCTGCGGCGGCCATGCCGATGTCTTTCCGGCCGGCGATGTCGCGCTGCAGAATGCCGTCGGTGCGGCATTCGGTCTCGCGGCCCGGCCGCAGGCAAAGGCGCTTGCCGCGCAGGCGCTTGCCTGGTCGCCGTGGCGCTCCGTGGCGGCACGGCTTTTCTGGGCCTATTACGCCGCGAAAACCCGCCGCGACATGGTGCCGACCGCCTGA
- the gluQRS gene encoding tRNA glutamyl-Q(34) synthetase GluQRS encodes MITSERQKPVFRFAPSPNGQLHLGHALSALLNRDMAEAAHGRLLLRIEDIDQTRCTPEFEAGILRDLDWLGIDWESPVRRQSEHFPEYQAALHALIERGLVYPAFLTRGEVKARVAAYEAAGAPWPRDPDGTPHYPADDRKRPEEEWREILASGKRHAWRLDMRKALDRIGELLFWTETGDGRSGEIAAEPEVWGDVILSRSDAPSSYHLSVVVDDALQGVSHVVRGFDLFPATSVHRLLQVLLDLPQPLYHHHRLILDASGRKLSKSEGDSGLGELRASGLSGADIRRLVGL; translated from the coding sequence ATGATCACGAGTGAGCGTCAAAAACCTGTATTTCGTTTTGCGCCGAGTCCGAACGGACAGTTGCATCTCGGCCATGCGCTCTCGGCCCTCTTGAACCGTGACATGGCAGAGGCCGCGCATGGCCGCCTGCTGCTGCGCATCGAGGATATCGACCAGACGCGCTGCACGCCCGAATTCGAGGCCGGCATCCTCAGGGATCTCGACTGGCTGGGGATTGATTGGGAAAGTCCGGTACGGCGCCAGTCGGAACATTTCCCCGAATATCAGGCGGCGCTGCACGCGCTGATCGAGCGCGGCCTGGTCTATCCGGCCTTCCTGACCCGCGGCGAGGTGAAGGCGCGCGTCGCCGCCTATGAGGCGGCCGGTGCCCCCTGGCCGCGCGATCCGGACGGCACGCCGCATTATCCCGCCGACGATCGCAAGCGCCCGGAAGAGGAATGGCGGGAGATACTGGCCTCGGGGAAGAGGCATGCCTGGCGGCTCGATATGCGCAAGGCGCTGGACCGGATCGGCGAGCTGCTGTTCTGGACGGAAACCGGCGACGGCAGATCGGGCGAGATCGCCGCCGAGCCCGAAGTCTGGGGCGATGTCATCCTGTCGCGCTCGGACGCCCCGTCGAGCTATCATCTGTCGGTGGTCGTCGACGATGCGCTGCAGGGTGTCAGCCATGTTGTGCGCGGCTTCGACCTTTTCCCGGCGACATCGGTGCACCGGCTGCTGCAGGTGCTGCTCGACCTGCCGCAGCCCCTCTATCACCATCACCGCCTGATTCTCGATGCGAGCGGCCGCAAACTTTCGAAGAGCGAAGGCGACAGCGGGCTTGGGGAACTGCGCGCCAGCGGCCTGTCAGGGGCCGATATTCGCCGTCTTGTCGGGCTCTGA
- a CDS encoding YihY/virulence factor BrkB family protein → MPKVLRTIYDVVYDAICHMVEDDGFAMASHVALSSLLAVFPFLIFGTALASFLGADQFSSTAIHLIFDTWPEAIAKPLADQVLQVLTIQRGGLLTISVLAAAYFASNGVEALRISLNRAYRVQETRPWYFTRLASLGYVLIAVIIFAAISILLVAVPLALDYARKWLPLFADTLDVVFSWRIYGTLVVLTVGLLVVHLWLPAGKRRVFDVIPGVLLTLLLWLAGALIFAYYLATFANYTATYAGLASVMIVLIFLYMVGVIFIIGAEINAALIKFRVFRMFSHTLSIVGRQRVERRSEPDKTANIGP, encoded by the coding sequence ATGCCGAAGGTGCTGCGCACGATCTACGACGTGGTCTACGACGCGATCTGTCATATGGTCGAGGATGACGGTTTCGCCATGGCGAGCCACGTGGCGCTGTCGAGCCTGCTTGCGGTTTTCCCCTTTCTGATCTTCGGCACGGCACTCGCCAGCTTTCTCGGCGCCGATCAGTTCTCCTCGACCGCCATCCACCTGATCTTCGACACCTGGCCGGAGGCGATCGCCAAGCCGCTCGCCGACCAGGTACTGCAGGTGCTGACCATTCAGCGCGGCGGGCTGCTGACGATCTCGGTGCTGGCGGCCGCCTATTTCGCCTCGAACGGCGTCGAGGCGCTGCGTATCTCGCTCAACCGTGCCTATCGGGTGCAGGAAACGCGGCCGTGGTATTTCACCCGCCTCGCCAGCCTCGGCTACGTGCTGATCGCGGTCATCATCTTTGCCGCGATCAGCATCCTGCTGGTCGCCGTGCCGCTGGCGCTCGATTATGCCAGGAAGTGGCTTCCGTTGTTTGCCGATACGCTCGACGTCGTCTTCAGCTGGCGCATCTACGGCACGCTTGTCGTGCTGACCGTCGGGCTGCTGGTCGTGCATCTGTGGCTGCCGGCCGGCAAGCGGCGGGTCTTCGACGTCATTCCGGGCGTGCTGCTGACACTGCTGCTCTGGCTGGCCGGGGCGCTGATCTTTGCCTATTATCTGGCGACCTTCGCCAATTATACCGCCACCTATGCCGGTCTCGCCTCCGTCATGATCGTGCTGATCTTCCTCTACATGGTTGGCGTCATCTTCATCATCGGCGCGGAGATCAACGCGGCGCTGATCAAATTCCGCGTCTTCCGGATGTTCTCCCATACGCTGTCCATCGTCGGCAGGCAGCGTGTCGAAAGGCGGTCAGAGCCCGACAAGACGGCGAATATCGGCCCCTGA
- a CDS encoding SDR family oxidoreductase: MAGERTIVVTGCSSGIGAHCARALKADGWRVFATVRKTEDLASLEADGIEAFLMDYARTETISELVDSVMKRSGGRIDALFNNGAYGQPGAVEDLSTAALRAQFEANFFGWHELTRQVIPAMRRRGEGRIVQCSSILGVVPYRYRGAYTASKFALEGLSITLRMELQGSGIHVSLIEPGPIATRFTANALAKIREHIDVRNSPHAADYVRQLARLDGSGPVNRHKLGPEAVYSVLKHALNSKNPRPHYPVTTPAKQGMILKRLLPADLFYRLMRWTD; encoded by the coding sequence ATGGCGGGAGAGCGCACCATCGTCGTTACCGGATGCTCGTCCGGGATCGGCGCTCATTGCGCCCGGGCGCTGAAAGCCGATGGCTGGCGCGTCTTCGCGACGGTGCGCAAAACCGAGGATCTGGCGAGCCTGGAAGCCGACGGCATCGAAGCCTTCCTGATGGACTATGCCAGGACCGAGACGATTTCCGAACTGGTCGACAGCGTCATGAAACGCAGCGGCGGCCGCATCGACGCGCTCTTCAACAACGGCGCCTACGGTCAGCCGGGCGCCGTCGAGGATCTTTCGACAGCAGCGCTGCGCGCCCAGTTCGAGGCGAATTTCTTCGGCTGGCACGAACTGACGCGGCAGGTCATTCCGGCGATGCGCAGACGCGGCGAGGGACGGATCGTCCAATGCTCGTCGATCCTCGGCGTCGTGCCTTATCGCTACCGCGGCGCCTATACCGCTTCCAAATTCGCGCTCGAAGGCCTCAGCATCACTTTGCGCATGGAACTGCAGGGCAGCGGCATCCATGTGAGCCTGATCGAGCCAGGGCCGATCGCCACGCGTTTCACCGCCAATGCACTCGCCAAGATCAGGGAGCATATCGACGTCCGGAATTCACCGCACGCGGCCGACTATGTCAGGCAACTGGCAAGGCTCGACGGATCGGGGCCGGTCAACCGACACAAGCTTGGCCCGGAGGCGGTCTATTCCGTCTTGAAACACGCATTGAACTCGAAAAATCCAAGACCACATTATCCTGTAACGACGCCGGCTAAACAGGGCATGATCCTGAAGCGGCTGCTTCCGGCAGACCTCTTCTACCGCCTGATGCGCTGGACGGACTGA
- a CDS encoding twin transmembrane helix small protein — MSTVTYILAIIVMGAVALVLIRGLFNMMKGGDANRSNKLMQLRVLLQAIAVILIMVTLWLTGGGRPT; from the coding sequence ATGTCCACGGTCACCTATATCCTTGCGATCATCGTCATGGGCGCCGTCGCCCTCGTCCTGATCCGCGGCCTCTTCAACATGATGAAGGGCGGCGACGCCAACCGTTCCAACAAGCTGATGCAGCTTCGCGTCCTGCTGCAGGCCATCGCCGTCATCCTGATCATGGTGACGCTCTGGCTGACCGGCGGCGGCCGGCCGACGTGA
- a CDS encoding IS4 family transposase: protein MRHDNSVFHDLLKRIPWTIFERLVEEHQADKHVRRLSTKSQLIALLYGQLAGAVSLREIVGSLESHSARLYHLGARPVSRSTFADANGLRPSAVFTELFTQMLARAGRGLKRAIGEAVYLIDGSSLPLSGAGSQWARFSDQACGAKMHVVYDANAERPIYAAVTAANVNDITAAKEMPIEAGATYVFDLGYYDFGWWAKLDAAGCRIVTRLKSHTKLTASAEQAVNEDAGILFDRIGLLPQRQARSRRNPMNRPVREIGVRIETGKILRIFSNDLTAPAEEIAALYKRRWAIELFFRWVKQTLKIRHFLGNSENAVRIQVAVALIAYLLLQMAKADQATIISPLAFARLVRTNLMHRKRIDRLLKPRNNPPGNPGQMSLQW, encoded by the coding sequence GTGCGGCATGACAATAGCGTCTTTCATGATCTGTTGAAGCGGATTCCGTGGACGATCTTCGAAAGACTTGTGGAGGAGCATCAGGCCGACAAGCATGTTCGGCGGCTGTCGACGAAGAGCCAGTTGATCGCCCTGCTTTACGGCCAGCTTGCCGGTGCCGTCAGCCTGCGCGAGATCGTCGGGTCCCTGGAAAGCCATAGTGCCCGCCTTTACCATCTCGGCGCTCGCCCGGTGTCGCGCTCGACTTTCGCCGATGCCAACGGCCTGCGTCCGAGCGCCGTTTTTACCGAGTTGTTTACGCAGATGCTGGCCCGCGCCGGGCGCGGCCTCAAGCGGGCCATCGGCGAGGCGGTCTATCTGATCGACGGCAGCAGTCTGCCACTTTCCGGGGCGGGATCGCAGTGGGCCCGCTTTTCCGATCAGGCCTGCGGCGCCAAGATGCACGTCGTCTATGATGCCAATGCCGAACGGCCGATCTATGCGGCCGTCACCGCGGCCAATGTCAACGACATCACCGCCGCCAAGGAGATGCCGATCGAGGCGGGCGCCACCTATGTCTTCGATCTCGGCTATTACGATTTCGGCTGGTGGGCGAAGCTGGATGCCGCCGGCTGCCGCATCGTCACCCGCCTCAAGTCCCATACGAAACTGACAGCGAGCGCCGAGCAGGCGGTCAACGAGGATGCCGGCATCCTGTTCGACCGCATCGGCCTGTTGCCGCAGCGCCAGGCCAGGAGCCGCCGCAATCCGATGAACCGGCCGGTGCGCGAGATCGGCGTGCGGATCGAAACCGGCAAGATATTGCGCATCTTCTCCAACGATCTTACCGCCCCGGCCGAGGAGATCGCCGCACTTTACAAGCGCCGCTGGGCGATCGAACTGTTCTTCCGCTGGGTCAAGCAGACGCTGAAAATCCGCCATTTCCTCGGCAACAGCGAAAATGCAGTGCGCATCCAGGTGGCCGTCGCTCTGATCGCCTATCTGCTGCTGCAGATGGCAAAGGCCGACCAGGCCACCATCATAAGCCCGCTGGCCTTCGCCCGCCTGGTGCGCACCAACCTGATGCACCGCAAAAGGATCGACCGCCTGCTAAAACCACGCAACAACCCTCCCGGAAATCCCGGCCAGATGAGCCTCCAATGGTGA